The genomic window CACGCTGCGCGCCTACCGCGCGCTGCTCGACAGCGGCGAGGATCCGTCGGCCATCGTCTTCGCCGGGGACTCCGCAGGTGGCGGCCTCTCCGTCACGACCTGTCTCGCCGCCCGCGAGGCCGGCCTGCCGCTCCCCGCCGCGATCGTCTGCTTCTCCCCCGGACTCGACGCCACTCGCACCGGCGAGAGCATGGACGCCAAGGCCGGCATCGATCCGATCTTCACCCGCGAATCCCTGGCCCACACCGGCGCGATGTACCTCGGCGGACACGACCCGCACCACCCCATGCTCAGCCCCGCCGTCCTGGCGGACCTCGCCGGCTTCCCCCCGCTGCTCCTCCAGGCGGGCGCCAACGAAGTCCTCCTGGACGACTCCACCCGCCTGGCCGCCCGCGCGAGAGCAGCCGGTGTGAACGTGATCCTCGACGTCACCGCCGACGTGCCGCACGTGTTCCAGTCCTTCGCCGGAGTGCTCGACGAGGCCGACGAGGCCCTGGACCGCGCGGCCCTCTTCCTCACCCAGCACCTCCGCGCCCGGACGGGCGACCACGCCGGCAGGTAACCCGCCTGCTCGTCCGGCGGAAGGAGCGGGCCAGTGATCCAACTGCCAAGGGGGTCATGGTGGGACTGGGACGTCGTCGCCTGGAACCCCGGCCAACTGCGGCTCGGCGCCGGGCACGACCTCACGTACGCCCACGGCCTGGAGTTGGTCTTCAGCGACCCGGTCCTCGTCAGATGCCCATCGGCCTTCCAGGACCCGGTCTTCCGTGAGCCGACACCGAGCGAACTCCAGCTCGTTGAGCGGCAGTTGGGTGAGATGCCCGCCGTGCTGATCGCCTTCGAGGCCGACGCGGGCGGGACGACCCTCGCAAGCGGCCTGGTCGCGGCCGGACGGCTCGACATCGTGCAGGGCACCGTCTTCCGCTACTGGCGCGAGGAGTTGGCCGCCGGCGAGCGGCTGGCCTCCTGGGTGAGACCGCCGGCCACGTGATCGCCCTCAGACGTTTCACTGTGGCGGTAGCCTGGATTGCTTCGCTGCCGAATCGGGCCACCCAGTTCTCCCACTCCGAAAGCACACGTCGCCACCTGCGGAGTTGTCCTCATGCCTGCCGAGAAGACGTTCACCCGCATCACCGACCACTACCGACGGCTGATACTGTCCGGCACCCTCCCCGCGGGCTCGAAGCTGCCCAGCAACAAGGAGCTGGCCGGCACTTGGGGCGTGGCGGTCGAGACGGTGCGGAAGGCGCTCTCCCAGCTCCAGGTCGAGAAGTTGATCCGCACCAGCCCGCGAGGCACCTTCGTGGTGGACGAGACTCCGGCCACCGCGAGTCCGGCCGATCGGCTCGCGGCCGTGCGGAACACCATGCGGACGTCCATGGACGGGGAGACCAGCATCGTGACGGCGGCTCAGCTGGTGGTGCCGCCGGTCTACGTCGCCGATCTGTTCGACCTCGACCACGGTGACCAGATCGTCAGGCGCGAGTATGTCGCTGGACGGAGCAGCGTGCGGACCCTGTTCGCGGTGGACTGGTTCCCCGCACCGTTCGCGGTGCTCGTCCCGGACCTGCTCAGCACCTCGGCCAGCAAGAACGACGGTCTGACGGCGCGGGTGCTCGAAGCCGCGAAGCGGACCATCAGCACCGCCCGCGACGACATGCACGGCCGCGCCGCCGACGCGCGCGAGGCGGCTGCCCTCGGGCTCGCCATCGGCGCGCCCATTCTTGCCGGGGCCACCCGTTGGGGCGACGCGACCGGGGTCATCCAGTACTCCGAGTGGTGCCTGCCGACACGGCTCACCATCGGTTACGAGTACGGGATCTGAGGGCGCCCCCTTCACAACCCCTCCCGGGCTCAGGGGATGCGCCACTCCTGGGAGTCGTTGCCCGGGGTGCAGGTGTTCAGGGTGAGCTGCTTGCCCGCGCCGTTGTCGGTCAGGCAGTCGATGCTGTCGGCGTCCTTGATGTAGACGCCGGAGGGTGCGGAGACCACCGTCCAGTCGTAGGCCCCCACGGAGTGGGCGAGGAGTTGGGCGCCCGAACCGCCGTAGTACACCATGCCGAGCGGACTGTCGTTCAGGTTGCAGGCGTTGAAGGTGCTCCACTGGCTGGTCGCGTGCACCCAGCCGTACGAGGTGTTGCCGCCCATGATCACCGCGCCGCTGCCCGAGGGGTCGCCGTCGGACAGACCGACCTTGAGGCCGTCTCCGACGTTGGTGACGGCGCCCCAGCCCGCGCCGCCGCAGCCCGCGGGCGGGCCGGCGACCGGTGGCGGCGGTGCGGAGCTGGGCTGGGGGTTCGGGGCGGGCGTGGTCGGTTGGGTGACGGGGGCCGGGGCGCCGCCGCCCGTCGTGGGGGCGGAGCCGCTGCCCGAGGTTCCGGTGCCGCCTGCGGCACTGCCGCCGCCGCTGCTGCCACCGCCGGTGCCCGTACCGCCTGCGGCACTGCCGCCGCTGGTGCTGCCGCCGCCGGTGGCACTCCCGCCGCCCTTCCCGCCGCCCTGCGGGGTACCGCCGGACGCCGTGCCGCCGGTGCGGGTGGTGGTGCTGCCGCCCGAGCTGCCACCGCTCCCGCCACCGCTCCCGCCACCGCCGCTGCGCTCCGGCGGAGCCGCCGCGCTGGGCGACGGGGGGCCCGATGAGGCCGCGCTGCTCGCCGAGGCGGACGCCGAGGCCGAGGCGCTCGGCGTCGCGGAGGCCGACGGGGACCCCGAGGCCGTTGCCGAGGCCGAACCCGAGGCCGACGCCGAGCCGACGGCGCCGGTCAGCGGGCTGCCGACGACCGTCACGGTCGGGTGCGGCTCGGGGACGGCCGCGTCCGAACTGAACGGGGTCTGGTCGATGAGCAGGGCCGAGCCCACGGCCACCGTCACGGCGCACGGGATCAGTACGGGCAGCACGAACCGGCGCCTGGTCCAGGGCCGGCGCGGTGCCACGTCGGGACGCGTCTGCGCCGCGTCAGCGGCGACGGCAGCCTCAGCGGCGACAGCAGCCTCAGCGGCGACAGCAGCCTCAGCCGCAACAGCAACGGCAGCCACTGCCTCAGGGACCTCGGCGGCCCTTGCCGCCCCCGCGAGCGCCAGCGGCAGGGTCCGGGAGACCGCCTCCGCGATCGGCACACCCTCGGCCGCGCCGCGCGCCGCGGCGGCCATCACGGCGGCGTCGGCGAACCGGTCCTCGGGCTGCTTGGCGAGCGCGGTGGCCACCAGGTCGCGCACCGGCTCGGTGAAGCTGTCGGGCAGCGCGGGCGCTGGCTCGCGGACGTGCTTCAGCACGATCTCCAGCGCCGTCTCGCCGGTGAACGGCGGCTCGCCGATGAGCATCTCGTAGCAGAGCACGCCGAGCGAGTAGAGGTCGGCGGCCGGGTTGGCGGCGGCCCCTTCGGCGCGCTCGGGGGCGACGTAGAGGGCGGTGCCGAGCACGGCGTGCGAGGAGGTGATCCGGGTGCCGGCCATGGCGCTGGCGATGCCGAAGTCGGTCACCGCGACCCGGCCGTCCTCCCGGAGCATCAGGTTCGACGGCTTGATGTCGCGGTGCACGATGCCCCGCTGGTGGGCGGCGTGCAGCGCGTCCAGCGCCTGGGCCAGGATGCCCAGCGCGCGGTCGGCGGCCAGCGGCGCGCTCTCGGTGAGGACCTGGTCCAGCGGCCGGCCGGTGATCAGCTCCATCACGATGTAGGCGACGGGGCTGCCGGAGTCGCCGTCGCTCTCGCCGTAGTCGTGCACCTCGACGATGCCGGGGTGGTTGATCGAGGCGAGCAGCCGGGCCTCGCGGCGGAAGCGCTCCATGAAGGTGGCGTCGTCCAGCAGCGCCGGGAGCAGGATCTTGACCGCCACCTGGCGCCCCAGCACGCCGTCATCGGCGCGCCAGACCTCGCCCATCGCCCCGCCGCCGAGCCGCTCGACGAGCGTGTAGCGCCCGCCGAGTTCGGTTCCCCGACCCCACATGCCCCGTCCCCCCGTCAGGCCTGGCATGACAGTTCGTCAGCCGACAGCGACAGTGTGCCAGAGCTCTCGCAATGGTCCAAGATGGACTGTGCAAACAGGTTCGACGCGACGGGCTCGGCGCACGGGGTTCAGCGCGAACGGGGACAGCCTCAGAACATCACCGGCCCAGAACACCACCAGCTCAGAACACCACCAGCTCAGAACACCACCGGCTCAGAACACCACCGGCTCAGAACACCACCAGCGAGCGCCCGCCCTGCCCCGCGCGCATCCGCTCGAACGCTGCCGGGATCCCGTCCAGCGTGATCCGGTCGGTGATCAGCGCCTCCAGGTCCAGCCGCCCGGCCCGCACGTGCTCGGCCAGCAGCGGGACGTCCTGGGCCGGGTCGCTGTTGCCGTAGACGCAGGCGCTGAGCGTGCGGGCGAAGTGGAACAGCTCCAACGAGGAGAAGGAGACCAGGTCGTCCTTGCCACCGATGCCGACCACCGTGGTCCGCCCGCCGCGCCGGGTGGTGGACCAGGCGGCCCGGATCGTGCTCCCCCGCCCGACGCACTCGAAGGCCTGGTCCGCGCCGTGACCCTCCGTCAACTTCCGTACCGAGCGAGCGAGCTGATCGTCCGCCAGGAGGAAGTCGGTGGCACCGTGGCGGCGTGCCAGCTCCTCCTTCCGCGGGCTGACGTCCACCGCGATGATCGGGCCCGCGCCGGCGATCCGGGCCGCCTGGAGCACCGCCAGGCCCACGCCACCCAGGCCCAGCACCACCACCGACTCACCCGCCTTGACCCGGGCCGCGTTGTGCACCGCACCGTAGCCGGTCAGCACCGCGCAGCCGAGCAGCGCGGCCGAGGTGAGCGGGACACCGGCCGGCACCGGCAGCAGCGCGCGCTCGGCGACCACGGTCTCCTCGGCGAAGGCGGCCACCCCGAGGCCGGGGTGCACGGGAGTGCCGTCCGCGAGCGTGCCGTAGGCCGTCCCGTAGGCGTCGGCCGCGCGCTCGCAGAGCCACGGCTCGCCGAGCCCGCAGAGGTGGCAGGATCCGCAGGCCGGTGCCCAGTTGAGCACCACCTGGTCGCCGACCCGGACGCTGCTGACTCCCTCCCCGACGGCGGCCACGGTGCCCGCGCCCTCGTGGCCCAGCACCACCGGGGTCGGGGCGCGCAGCACGCCGGTGGCCAGCGACAGGTCGGAGTGGCAGACGCCGGCGGCGGCCAGCTTGACCCGGACCTGGCCGGGGCCGGGCTCGGGCAGCTCGATCTCGGTCAGCTCCAGCGGAGCGCCAACGGCGGTGAGCAGGGCGGCGCGAACCATCGTGTTCCTCTCGGTCGGTCCAGTGCGTGCGGTCGGTACGGAGGGTGGCGGAGGACTCAGAACTGCAGCGACTTGGTCTGCAGGAACTCCGCCAGCCCGTGCCGTCCCAACTCCCGGCCGATCCCGGAGGACTTGTAGCCGCCGAACGGCGCCAGCGGGTTGAACGGCCCGCCGTTGATGTGCACCTGGCCGGTGTCCATCCGGCGGGCGAACGCGACGGCGCTCTCCCGGTCCGCGGCCCAGACGCCGCCCGCCAGGCCGTACTCGGTGCCGTTGGCGATCTCCAGGGCGTGCTCCTCGTCGCGGTAGGCGAGGATCGAGAGCACCGGGCCGAAGATCTCCTCCTGCGCGACCGCCATCGCGGGCGTGACGTCGGCCAGCACGGTGGGGCGCACGTAGTAGCCGGTGGGCAGGTCGTCCGGGGCCTCGGCGCCGCCGGCCACCAGCCGGGCGCCCTGGGCCAGCCCGCTCTCGATGTAGCCGCGCACCCGCTCGCGTTGCCTGGCGCTGACCAGCGGACCCATCCGGGTCTGCGGCTCGGCCGGGTCGCCCGGCTGGTACTTGGCGGCGGCCTTCGCGGCCAGCGCGACAGCCTCCTCGTACTGGTCCTGGTGGACCAGCAGCCGGGTCCAGGCGGTGCAGGTCTGGCCGGAGTTGCTGAAGACGTTGGCCGCGTTGACGTTGACCGCGCGGGCCAGGTCCGCGCCGGGCAGCACCACGTTGGCGGACTTGCCGCCCAGCTCCAGGGCCACCTTCTTGACCCCGCGCCCGGCCACCGCGCCGATCTCCCGGCCCACCGCGGTGGAGCCGGTGAAGGAGACCAGGTCGACCTCCGGGTGGGCGGCCAGCGCCGCGCCGACCACCGCGCCCAGACCGGTGACCAGGTTGAAGACCCCGGCCGGGAAGCCGGCGGCGGCCACGATCTCGGCGAACAGCCGGGCCACCAGCGGGGTGTCCTCGGCGGGCTTGAGCACGACCGTGCAGCCGGCCGCCAGCGCCGGGACCACCTTGGCGACGATCTGGTGCAGCGGGTAGTTCCACGGCGTGATCGCGCCGACCACCCCGGCCGGCTCGGCGAGGACGGTGGAGTTGCCCACCTGCTCCTCGAACTCGTAGCCGGCCAGCAGCTCCAGGTAGGAGGAGGCGACCGCGAGCGGCAGCCCGGCCTGCACGCTGAGCGCGAAACCGATCGGACTGCCCTGCTCGGCGCTGACCGTCTCGGCGATCTCCTGCTGCCGGGCGGCCAGGCCCTCCCGCAGCCGGGTCAGCGGGGCCAGCCGCTCCTCGCGGGTGGTGGCGCCCCAGGCGCGGGCGGCGGCGCGGGCGGCGGCCACGGCGGCGTCGATGTCGGCGCGGGTGCCGGCCGGAACGGTGGCGATCACCCGCTCGGTGGCGGGGTTGACCACCGCCAGCGGCTCGCCGCCCAGGCTCGGCCGCCAAGCGCCGTCGATGTACTGGTCCGCATGCTGCTGCACGGGTGGGTCCTCTCCTGGCCATGGCGCCGGGGCGTTTAACTACCAGTGCTAGTCAACGCCCCGGCGCGATCCCGCGCAAGCATGCCAGGCGGCTACTGCGGGGTGACGTACGCCCCCGAGATGCCGCCGTCCACCAGGAAGGTGTTCGCCGTCATGAACGAGGAGTCGTCGCTGGCCAGGAAGGCCACGGCGGCGGCGATCTCGCTCGGCTCGGCGAACCGGCCCAGCGGGATGTGCACCAGGCGGCGGGCCGCGCGCTCCGGGTCCTTGGCGAAGAGCTCCTGGAGCAGCGGGGTGTTCACCGGCCCGGGGCAGAGCGCGTTCACCCGGATCCCCTCGCGGGCGAACTGCACGCCCAACTCGCGCGACATCGACAGCACGCCGCCCTTTGAGGCGCTGTAGGAGATCTGCGAGGTGGCCGCGCCCATCACCGCGACGAAGGAGGCGGTGTTGATGATCGAGCCCTTGCCCTGGCGCTGCATGTGCGGGATCGCGTACTTGCAGCAGAGGTAGACACTGGTCAGGTTGACGTCCTGGACCCGCTTCCAGGCCTCCAGGCCGGTGGTGAGGATCGAGTCGTCGTCGGGCGGCGAGATGCCGGCGTTGTTGAAGGCGATGTCCAGGCGGCCGTACTCGGCGACCGCCGCCTCGTACATCGCCTTGACGGCCTCCTCGTCGGTCACGTCGGCGCGCACGAAGAGCCCGCCGACCTCCGCGGCGGCGGCCTTGCCGCTGTTCTCGTCCAGGTCGACGCAGACGACCTTGGCTCCCTCGCTCGCCAGGCGGCGGGCGCTGGCCAGACCGATTCCACTACCCGCACCGGTGATCACGGCCACCCGGCCGTCGAGACGGTTGGTCATCTGACTACTCCTCCGTGGAGATGAAGACGTTCTTGGTTTCGGTGAAGGCACTGAGGGCGTCGGGGCCCAGCTCGCGGCCGAGACCCGACTGCTTGAAGCCGCCGAACGGCGTGGTGTAGCGGACCGAGGAGTGCGAGTTGACCGAGAGGTTGCCGGCCTCCACGCCCTGGGCCACCCGCAGCGCGCGGCCCAGGTCCCTGGTCCAGATCGAGCCGGCCAGGCCGTACTCGGTGGCGTTGGCGATCCGCAGCGCGTCCGCCTCGTCGGTGAACGGGACGACGGCGACCACCGGACCGAAGACCTCCTCGGTGAAGACCCGCGCGCCCTGGTCCACCGGGGTCAGCACGGTGGGCGGGAACCAGAAGCCCCTGCCCTCGGGCACCTTGCCCTGCAGGTGGATCGAGACGTCGTCGGTCAGGTAGGCGCTGACCCGGGCATGGTGCGCGGCCGAGATCAGCGGTCCCATCTCGGTGGCCTCGTCGCGCGGGTCGCCCACCTTGACCCCGAGCACGGCCGGCTCCAGCAGCGCCAGGAACTCGTCCAGCGCGCTCTCCTGGACCAGGATCCGGGACCGCGCGCAGCAGTCCTGGCCCGCGTTGTCGAAGACGGCGTACGGCGCGGTGGCGGCCGCCCTGGCCAGGTCGGCGTCGGCGAAGACGATGTTGGCGCTCTTGCCGCCGAGCTCCAGGGTGACCGGCTTGACCTGCTCGGCGCAGCCGGCCGCGATCTCCTTGCCGACCCGGGTGGAGCCGGTGAAGACCACCTTGCGCACGTCGGGATGGGTGACGAAGCGGCGCCCGACCACCGGGCCGTGGCCGGGCAGCACCTGGAAGACACCCTCGGGGATGCCCGCGGCGAGCGCGAGCTCGGCCAGCCGCAGCGCGGTCAGCGGGGTGAGCTCGGCGGGCTTGAGCACCACCGTGTTGCCGGCCGCCAGCGCCGGGGCCAGGCCCCAGGCGGCGATCGGCAGCGGGAAGTTCCACGGCACGATGACGCCGACCACGCCCAGCGGTTCCTGGAAGGTGACGTCGATCCCGCCGGCCACCGGGATCTGCCGGCCGAAGAGCCGCTCGGGCGCGGCGGCGTAGTACTCGATGACGTCGCGGGCGTTGCCCGCCTCCCAGCGGGCGTTGCCGATGGTGTGGCCCGCGTTGGCCACCTCCAGCTGGGCCAGGTGCTCGCGGTCGGCGTCCACGGCGGCGGCGAAGGCGCGCAGCAGCCGGGCCCGGTCGGCCGGGCTGACCCGGCGCCAGCTCTCGAAGGCGGCCCTGGCCCGGGCGATGGCGGCGTCGGTCCTGGCCAGGTCGGCCATCTCGACTCGCTCGATCACCTCCTCGGTGGCGGGGTTGACCACCTCGTAGAGGTCGGCGGTGTCGGTCACGGGGTCTTCTCCTCAACGGCGTCGACGAAGGATCTGAAGAGTCTCGGGTCACCGGGGTCGGCCTCCGGGTGCCACTGGACGCCCAGCGCGAAGCGCGCGCCGGGCAGTTCGAGGGCCTCCACGGTGCCGTCGGCGGCGAAGGCCACCGGGCGCAGGCCGGTGCCGATCCGGTCCACCGCCTGGTGGTGGTAGCAGAGCACCTCGGGGCGCTCGCCCAGGATGCCGGCCAGCCGGCTCTCCGGCTCCACCCGCACCGGGCGGCGGTGGAAGGTGGCCGGGGCGCTCTGGTGGCTCTCGTCGCCGATCCGGTCGGGCAGGTGCTGGACCAGGTCGCCGCCGAGCGCCGCGTTGAGCACCTGCAGGCCGCGGCAGACCCCGAGCAGCGGCAGGTCCACGGCCAGCGCCGCCCGCACCAGCTCGAACTCCCAGGCGTCGCGCACCGGATGGGGTGCGCCGGTGCGGTGGTGCGGCTCGGCCCGGTAGCGTGCCGGGTCGACATCCGGGCCACCGGCCAGCACCAACCCGTCCAGCCGGGCCAGCAGGGCCCGCGCCACCGGGCCGGCCGGCTGCGGCGGCAGCAGCACCGGCACCGCGCCCGCTCCGATGACCGCGTCCACGTACAACTGCGGTACGAGTGCCGCCGGTTGGTTCCAGACACCCCAACTGGCCTGCTCCAGGTAGCTGGTGATCCCCACCAGCGGCAGCCCGGTCACAGCCGCTCGAACCCGCGCCGGCGCTCCCAGTCGGTCACCGCGGCGTCGAAGGCGGCCAGTTCGACCCGGCCGGCGTGGCTGTAGTGGCGCACCACGTCCTTGCCGAACGCGAGGGCGGCGACCTCGCTGGCCTCGAAGGCGCTCACCGCGTCGCGCAGCGTGGCCGGCACCCGGGGTGCGTCGGAGGCGTACGCGTTTCCGGTGAACTCGGGCTCCAGCTCCAGCTGTTGCTCCAGCCCGTGCAGCCCGGCCGCGATCAGCGCGGCGACCGCGAGGTACGGGTTGACGTCGCCGCCGGGCACCCGGTTCTCGAAGCGCAGCGAGGAGCCGTGGCCGACCACCCGCAGCGCGCAGGTGCGGTTGTCTCGGCCCCAGGCGATCGCGGTGGGCGCGAAGCTGCCCGGCACGTAGCGCTTGTAGGAGTTGACGGTCGGGGCCAGCAGGAGCGCGAAGTCGGCCAGGCAGGCGAGCTGTCCGGCCAGGAAGTGCTCCATCAGCTCGGAGAAGCCGTGCGGCCCCTCCCCCGCCAGCACCGGCGTACCGTCCGCGTCGCGCAGGCTCAGGTGGACGTGGCAGGAGTTGCCCTCGCGCTCGTTGTACTTGGCCATGAAGGTCAGGCTGACCTCCTCCTGCGCGGCGATCTCCTTGGCGCCGGTCTTGTAGACCGAGTGGTCGTCGCAGGCCTTCAGCGCGGTGGCGTACTTGAAGGCGATCTCGTGCTGGCCGAGGTTGCACTCGCCCTTGGCCGACTCGACGGTGAGCCCGGCGCCGGTCATCTCCCGGCGCAACCTGCGCAGCAGCGGCTCGATCCGCGCGGTGCCCAGGATCGAGTAGTCCACGTTGTACTGGTTGACCGGGGTGAGCTGCCGGTAGTCCTTGTCCCAGGCCTGCTCGTAGCTGTCCCGGAAGACGATGAACTCCAACTCGGTTCCCACGTAGGCCTGCCAGCCATAGGCTGCCAGGCGGTCCAGCTGCCGTTGCAGGATCTGCCGGGGCGAGACCGCCACCGGCGTGCCGTCCTGGTGCGCCAGGTCGCACTGCACCATCGCGGTGCCCGGGTGCCAGGGCACCGACCGCAGCGTGTCGAGGTCGGGCACCATGGCCAGGTCGCCGTAGCCGCTCTCCCAGGAGGAGACCTCGTAACCGTCGACGGTGTTCATCTCGATGTCCACCGCGAGCAGGTAGCCGCAGCCCTCGGCGGCGTGCCCCAGCACGTCGTTGAGGAAGTACTCGGCGTCCAGCCGCTTGCCCTGCAGCCGGCCCTGCATGTCGGTGATCGCCAGCACGACGGTGTCGATACTGCCGTCGGCGACGCGGGCGCGGAGCTGCTCCAGAGTCAGCCGTGCGCTGCTCATCCGTTCTCCTCCGAGGGGGTCGGGTCGGTCATGTCCTGGATCCGCGGGCCGGTGAACCAGCGTCGCGCCGAGCTGAACCACCAGAGGGCCGCGAAGCCGAGCACCACCGCGATGGCGACACTGGTGTAGTTGAAGTTCTTGGCGGTGATCGGGTCGAGCGTGGGGAGCATGAAGAGCACCGTGATCAGCGCGGTCCAGCCGACCGCCACGATGCCGATCGGCCGACTCCAGCGTCCCAGGTGCCAGGGCCCGCGTCGGAACTCCTCGCCCTGACGCAGCCTCAGGTACACCGGGATGACGTAGGCCAGGTAGAGGCCGATCACCGAGACCGAGGTGACGGCGGCGAAGGCGGTGGTGTTCCACAGGGCGGGCAGTCCGAGCAGGAAGGCGCCGCAGGTGGCCAGCCAGATCGCGTTGTTGGGGGTCTGGGTGCGCGGCGCGATCCGGTGCCAGAGCCGCGAGCCGGGCAGCGCGCCGTCCCGCGAGAAGGCGTAGATCATCCGGGAGTTGGCGGTGACCGAGGCCATCCCGCAGAAGAACTGGGCGCCGATCACGATGATCAGCAGGAACTCGGCGCCGTTGCGGCCGATCGCGTCCAGGAAGATCTGCGCGGGCGGCTCGCCGGTGGCGCTGTTCACCTCACCGCTGTAGTCCTGGATCGCGAAGGTCAGGCCGATCAGCAGGATCCAGCCTGCCACCAGCGAGACCAGGATCGAGTTGACGATGCCGCGCGGCCCGGACCGGGCGGCGTCCCTGGTCTCCTCGGTCATGTGGGCCGAGGCGTCGTAGCCGGTCAGGGTGTACTGGGCGAGCAGCAGCCCGAGCAGCGACACGTAGAACGAGCTGTGGAAGCCGGTCTGGTTGACGAAGTGTCCGAAGACGAAGGAGACCGAGGTGTGGTGCTGCGGCACGATCGCCAGCACGCCGACGATGATCGCCACCCCCAGCAGGTGCCACCAGACGCTGACCGTGTTGAAGAGCGCGACCAGTTGGACGCCGAAGCTGTTCAGCAGCCCGTGCAGGACCAGGATCACCGCGAAGATGATGATCGTGTGGGGTGCGGTGGCGCTGAAGCCGAACCACAGGTCGAACAGTGCGTTGGTGAAGGTGGCCGCGCCGTAGTCGACGCTCGCGGTGACCGCGACCTGGCCCATGAAGTTGCACCAGGTCGTTAAGCCATAGCGGGGCATGTTGTCAGCGCAGGCGAGTAGCGTGACGCCATGGCTACCCGCATCCTCCCCCGTCGCGACACCCCCTACCGAGCCGCGCTCTACGGGCGCGCCAGCAGCGACCCCAAGAAGCGGGGCCGCTCGATCCGCGACCAGTTCGCCGTCGGCGAGGTCGAATGCGACGACCACAGCTGGGCGATCGTCGACTATTACGAGGATCGGGACCGATCCGCAAGTCGGGCCGCCAAGCAGGAGCGCGAAGACTTCAACCGGCTCGTCAGCGACATCAAGGCCGGCCTGGTCGACATCGTCGTCTACGCGGAGCGCTCCCGTGCGTCCCGGCGTCTCGATGTATCCCTCGAGCTGCGCACGTTGTGCGAGGACACGAACGTGCTGCTGTGCTACGACGGGCGCATCTACAACATGCATGTCCCCGCGGACCGTAAGGAGTTCACGCGGGACGCCGTGCAGTCCGAGGAGGAGGCCGAGAGCATCATCGGCCGCAGCCAGAGGACCGCTCGACTCAACGCGCAACGGGGGGCTCCTCACTCCTACGCCCCGTTCGGCTACACGCGGCGGTACGACCCGGAGGATGGTCATCTTCTGGGTCAGTTCCCGCATCCTACTCAGGCCGTGGACGTCGTCGAGATGTTTGAGCGCGTCGCATCAGGTGAGTCGATTAGCTCGGTGGTTTCCACGTTGCAGAAGCACCGACCGCGGGCGTCTCTGACGAGCCTGCGGGTCATCTTGAAGAACCGTTCGTACCTGGGCGTCCGCATGTACAAGGGCCAGGAAATGCCGAACTGCCAGTGGGAGCCCATCACTGACGACCCTGACTGGCCGGAGCTCTTCGAGCAGGTGCAGCACATCCTGAAG from Kitasatospora sp. NBC_01287 includes these protein-coding regions:
- a CDS encoding alpha/beta hydrolase gives rise to the protein MSREQRAEVDAMLRQPRPEGPRTVEAIRAGFRALMAQMIVPDGIRTEETALGGRPALLVEPVDGPQPGTILYFHGGAYVFGSPATALSLTGNLVARTGFRALSPDYRLAPEHPFPAAIEDTLRAYRALLDSGEDPSAIVFAGDSAGGGLSVTTCLAAREAGLPLPAAIVCFSPGLDATRTGESMDAKAGIDPIFTRESLAHTGAMYLGGHDPHHPMLSPAVLADLAGFPPLLLQAGANEVLLDDSTRLAARARAAGVNVILDVTADVPHVFQSFAGVLDEADEALDRAALFLTQHLRARTGDHAGR
- a CDS encoding 3-oxoacyl-ACP reductase, with translation MTNRLDGRVAVITGAGSGIGLASARRLASEGAKVVCVDLDENSGKAAAAEVGGLFVRADVTDEEAVKAMYEAAVAEYGRLDIAFNNAGISPPDDDSILTTGLEAWKRVQDVNLTSVYLCCKYAIPHMQRQGKGSIINTASFVAVMGAATSQISYSASKGGVLSMSRELGVQFAREGIRVNALCPGPVNTPLLQELFAKDPERAARRLVHIPLGRFAEPSEIAAAVAFLASDDSSFMTANTFLVDGGISGAYVTPQ
- a CDS encoding Zn-dependent alcohol dehydrogenase; translated protein: MVRAALLTAVGAPLELTEIELPEPGPGQVRVKLAAAGVCHSDLSLATGVLRAPTPVVLGHEGAGTVAAVGEGVSSVRVGDQVVLNWAPACGSCHLCGLGEPWLCERAADAYGTAYGTLADGTPVHPGLGVAAFAEETVVAERALLPVPAGVPLTSAALLGCAVLTGYGAVHNAARVKAGESVVVLGLGGVGLAVLQAARIAGAGPIIAVDVSPRKEELARRHGATDFLLADDQLARSVRKLTEGHGADQAFECVGRGSTIRAAWSTTRRGGRTTVVGIGGKDDLVSFSSLELFHFARTLSACVYGNSDPAQDVPLLAEHVRAGRLDLEALITDRITLDGIPAAFERMRAGQGGRSLVVF
- a CDS encoding serine/threonine-protein kinase translates to MWGRGTELGGRYTLVERLGGGAMGEVWRADDGVLGRQVAVKILLPALLDDATFMERFRREARLLASINHPGIVEVHDYGESDGDSGSPVAYIVMELITGRPLDQVLTESAPLAADRALGILAQALDALHAAHQRGIVHRDIKPSNLMLREDGRVAVTDFGIASAMAGTRITSSHAVLGTALYVAPERAEGAAANPAADLYSLGVLCYEMLIGEPPFTGETALEIVLKHVREPAPALPDSFTEPVRDLVATALAKQPEDRFADAAVMAAAARGAAEGVPIAEAVSRTLPLALAGAARAAEVPEAVAAVAVAAEAAVAAEAAVAAEAAVAADAAQTRPDVAPRRPWTRRRFVLPVLIPCAVTVAVGSALLIDQTPFSSDAAVPEPHPTVTVVGSPLTGAVGSASASGSASATASGSPSASATPSASASASASASSAASSGPPSPSAAAPPERSGGGGSGGGSGGSSGGSTTTRTGGTASGGTPQGGGKGGGSATGGGSTSGGSAAGGTGTGGGSSGGGSAAGGTGTSGSGSAPTTGGGAPAPVTQPTTPAPNPQPSSAPPPPVAGPPAGCGGAGWGAVTNVGDGLKVGLSDGDPSGSGAVIMGGNTSYGWVHATSQWSTFNACNLNDSPLGMVYYGGSGAQLLAHSVGAYDWTVVSAPSGVYIKDADSIDCLTDNGAGKQLTLNTCTPGNDSQEWRIP
- a CDS encoding GntR family transcriptional regulator, with the translated sequence MPAEKTFTRITDHYRRLILSGTLPAGSKLPSNKELAGTWGVAVETVRKALSQLQVEKLIRTSPRGTFVVDETPATASPADRLAAVRNTMRTSMDGETSIVTAAQLVVPPVYVADLFDLDHGDQIVRREYVAGRSSVRTLFAVDWFPAPFAVLVPDLLSTSASKNDGLTARVLEAAKRTISTARDDMHGRAADAREAAALGLAIGAPILAGATRWGDATGVIQYSEWCLPTRLTIGYEYGI
- a CDS encoding aldehyde dehydrogenase family protein — protein: MQQHADQYIDGAWRPSLGGEPLAVVNPATERVIATVPAGTRADIDAAVAAARAAARAWGATTREERLAPLTRLREGLAARQQEIAETVSAEQGSPIGFALSVQAGLPLAVASSYLELLAGYEFEEQVGNSTVLAEPAGVVGAITPWNYPLHQIVAKVVPALAAGCTVVLKPAEDTPLVARLFAEIVAAAGFPAGVFNLVTGLGAVVGAALAAHPEVDLVSFTGSTAVGREIGAVAGRGVKKVALELGGKSANVVLPGADLARAVNVNAANVFSNSGQTCTAWTRLLVHQDQYEEAVALAAKAAAKYQPGDPAEPQTRMGPLVSARQRERVRGYIESGLAQGARLVAGGAEAPDDLPTGYYVRPTVLADVTPAMAVAQEEIFGPVLSILAYRDEEHALEIANGTEYGLAGGVWAADRESAVAFARRMDTGQVHINGGPFNPLAPFGGYKSSGIGRELGRHGLAEFLQTKSLQF